In a genomic window of Streptomyces pristinaespiralis:
- a CDS encoding DJ-1/PfpI family protein, whose translation MGAAAARASAAGSPAAVPAPAGAPSRREPLRVHTVLYDGVEEQDFAGHIEVFGIVGEERIAQTFVTVDGPRTVRTSAGMEVVCRAPWSPRSADLIVVPGAGYGEGSGLQREVRRGVLPRALKAARRPGLVLGGVCTGTMLLSAAGITNGRPCTTHHIATEDLAAQGGRVVGGRVVDDGDLVTCGGVTSGIDLGIWLLERFYGPEVALFAEEVLEYERRGTVWRA comes from the coding sequence ATGGGTGCCGCCGCCGCACGAGCGAGTGCCGCAGGTTCCCCGGCCGCAGTGCCCGCACCCGCCGGCGCCCCTTCGCGCCGTGAGCCGTTACGCGTCCACACGGTGCTCTACGACGGTGTCGAGGAGCAGGACTTCGCCGGCCACATCGAAGTGTTCGGGATCGTCGGGGAGGAGCGCATCGCGCAGACCTTCGTCACCGTCGACGGGCCCCGCACGGTGAGGACGTCCGCCGGTATGGAGGTGGTCTGCCGGGCTCCCTGGTCGCCCCGCTCCGCCGACCTGATCGTCGTCCCGGGGGCCGGATACGGCGAGGGTTCCGGTCTCCAGCGCGAGGTACGGCGCGGTGTTCTGCCCCGCGCACTGAAGGCGGCCCGGCGTCCCGGCCTGGTCCTCGGCGGGGTGTGCACCGGCACCATGCTCCTCTCGGCGGCGGGAATCACCAACGGACGCCCCTGCACCACGCACCACATCGCCACGGAGGACCTCGCGGCACAGGGCGGTCGGGTCGTCGGGGGCCGGGTCGTCGACGACGGCGACCTGGTGACGTGCGGCGGGGTCACCTCCGGCATCGACCTGGGCATCTGGCTGCTCGAACGGTTCTACGGCCCTGAAGTGGCGCTGTTCGCCGAGGAGGTGCTCGAGTACGAGCGTCGCGGGACCGTGTGGCGTGCGTAA
- a CDS encoding DJ-1/PfpI family protein: protein MNRRTLLRTTTALGAATLTAGGAAAHAGTATAATSGRKEPHKEPGRRTLRVHVVMFEGVEELDFTAPYEVFCASDYFTDRAVDVRYVSVDDVRTVTAAYGTRVRVDHRWAPEEADVLVVPGGGYARPADPGVHAEIRRGTLPRALAAASRPGLTVSALCTGVMLLSAAGLTRGRPCTTHHRARADLEQQGGVLKNARVVDDGDLVTAGGVTSGLDLALWLVRRELGPDAAIGLEEMLEYEARGTVWTEGKGRG, encoded by the coding sequence ATGAACCGTCGAACCCTGCTGCGCACCACCACCGCGTTGGGAGCCGCCACCCTCACGGCCGGCGGCGCGGCCGCCCACGCCGGGACGGCGACCGCCGCCACGTCCGGGCGGAAGGAGCCCCACAAGGAACCCGGCAGGCGCACCCTGCGCGTACACGTCGTCATGTTCGAAGGCGTGGAGGAACTCGACTTCACCGCGCCCTACGAGGTGTTCTGCGCCTCCGACTACTTCACCGACCGTGCGGTCGACGTCCGTTACGTCAGCGTGGACGACGTCCGGACCGTCACGGCCGCCTACGGGACCAGGGTCCGCGTCGATCACCGCTGGGCCCCCGAGGAGGCGGACGTCCTTGTCGTGCCCGGCGGTGGTTACGCGCGCCCAGCCGACCCGGGCGTCCACGCCGAGATCCGGCGCGGCACGCTGCCCCGGGCGCTGGCCGCCGCGTCCCGGCCGGGCCTGACCGTCAGCGCGCTGTGCACCGGCGTGATGCTGCTCTCCGCCGCCGGGCTGACCCGTGGGCGCCCCTGCACGACGCACCACCGGGCGCGCGCCGACCTCGAACAGCAGGGCGGGGTACTGAAGAACGCCCGCGTCGTCGACGACGGCGACCTGGTCACCGCGGGCGGCGTCACGTCCGGTCTCGATCTCGCCCTGTGGCTGGTGCGCCGCGAACTGGGCCCGGACGCCGCGATCGGCCTCGAGGAGATGCTCGAGTACGAAGCGCGCGGCACGGTGTGGACCGAGGGGAAGGGGCGCGGCTGA
- a CDS encoding phosphodiester glycosidase family protein: MQRKSLSILAAAAAVLGAAVVVPGAEAASPASGSGSAESAAAPESAVAPKATIALGSAAAPSAASGARSATRSLLLGATSETTTVRPGVTLTSMSLGKRDADDRWTVHVYLPASVDGPLKSAGTALGPKATADRVADAVRDKGFAPRVERVVIPAYADRPAGTLGWTVRVGRYAAEADAAAVLNQVRAAGFAGGTRYTAQDGTDLGAPQKVHVLRVDFRTFDGTVGTDFGPALNGTEKLTDLMASTGAIAGVNGQWFYNNAPGGLYVKDGKLLGSATQGRGGVKITRGGRSVDVDAFTAHVTLRAGGESVEIDGVNRVPGDVWNCGGVGGDLPTEKAQHDLRCTDGSELVRFTPEFGRTPTGAGAEAVLDATGRVTAVNTSRGAAVPAGGSTVQAIGDRADWLLEHVTVGTRPAVTERVEDSRGRRVALTPDTTILQVGPTLVRDGRVSVNAAADGLIREGTDQTFTYNWTVRSNPRSMIGVDGQGRMMLVVVDGRQAGHSEGLGIARTAELMQALGAREAMNLDGGGSSVMATAGAGIVNRPSDSAGQRSLGNVLLVRP; encoded by the coding sequence ATGCAGCGAAAGTCCCTCTCCATCCTGGCAGCGGCTGCGGCGGTCCTGGGCGCGGCCGTGGTCGTGCCCGGCGCGGAGGCCGCGTCCCCGGCCTCCGGCTCCGGCTCCGCGGAGTCCGCCGCGGCACCGGAGTCCGCCGTCGCACCGAAGGCCACCATCGCGCTCGGATCCGCCGCGGCGCCGTCGGCGGCCTCCGGCGCCCGTTCCGCGACACGGTCGCTGCTTCTCGGCGCCACGTCCGAGACCACCACCGTGAGACCAGGTGTGACGCTGACCTCCATGTCGCTGGGGAAGCGGGACGCCGACGACCGGTGGACCGTGCACGTCTATCTGCCGGCCTCCGTCGACGGTCCGCTCAAGAGCGCGGGTACGGCGCTGGGTCCGAAGGCGACCGCCGACCGCGTCGCCGACGCGGTGCGGGACAAGGGCTTCGCCCCGCGGGTGGAGCGGGTCGTGATCCCCGCCTATGCCGACCGGCCCGCCGGGACGCTGGGATGGACCGTGCGGGTCGGCCGGTACGCGGCGGAGGCGGACGCGGCAGCCGTGCTGAACCAGGTCCGGGCGGCCGGGTTCGCGGGCGGCACCCGTTACACCGCGCAGGACGGCACGGACCTCGGCGCACCGCAGAAGGTGCACGTACTGCGCGTGGATTTCCGCACGTTCGACGGCACCGTGGGCACCGACTTCGGACCGGCGCTGAACGGTACGGAGAAGCTGACCGACCTCATGGCTTCGACCGGCGCGATAGCCGGTGTCAACGGCCAGTGGTTCTACAACAACGCCCCCGGCGGTCTGTACGTCAAGGACGGCAAGCTGCTCGGCTCCGCCACCCAGGGGCGGGGCGGAGTGAAGATCACCCGCGGCGGCCGTTCGGTCGACGTCGACGCCTTCACGGCGCATGTGACGCTGCGGGCCGGTGGCGAGAGCGTCGAGATCGACGGCGTCAACCGGGTGCCCGGCGACGTCTGGAACTGCGGTGGTGTGGGCGGTGACCTGCCCACCGAGAAGGCGCAGCACGACCTGCGGTGCACCGACGGCAGCGAACTCGTTCGCTTCACCCCGGAGTTCGGGAGGACGCCGACCGGTGCCGGGGCCGAGGCGGTGCTCGACGCGACGGGCAGGGTGACCGCGGTGAACACCTCGCGCGGTGCGGCGGTGCCCGCCGGCGGGTCGACCGTCCAGGCCATCGGGGACCGTGCCGACTGGCTGCTCGAGCACGTCACGGTCGGCACGAGGCCGGCGGTCACCGAACGGGTGGAGGACAGCCGGGGCCGCAGGGTCGCGCTCACCCCTGACACGACCATCCTCCAGGTCGGCCCGACCCTGGTGCGGGACGGCAGGGTCTCGGTCAACGCGGCGGCGGACGGACTGATACGCGAGGGCACGGACCAGACCTTCACCTACAACTGGACCGTGCGCAGCAACCCGCGTTCGATGATCGGGGTGGACGGGCAGGGCCGGATGATGCTCGTGGTCGTCGACGGCCGTCAGGCCGGACACAGCGAGGGCCTGGGCATCGCGAGGACCGCTGAGCTCATGCAGGCGCTCGGCGCGCGTGAGGCGATGAACCTCGACGGCGGGGGCTCCAGCGTCATGGCGACCGCAGGCGCCGGAATCGTCAACCGGCCGTCGGACTCCGCCGGTCAGCGTTCGCTCGGCAACGTACTGCTCGTCCGCCCCTGA
- a CDS encoding SEC-C domain-containing protein, giving the protein MRPDTPADHIAEAERLLRTAEQYPEDAEPLLLQAAAHLELAGERGRASTLYDRLLASEHPEHPQLVKALQAANLWEYGHEAEARALINGIRTAAPTEAAPWEIVAETLENHDELEASHECFSTALSILLTEGEEDVPYATRSLLSGRHRVRRLLGLPHDEWDSLADRVHSGHTPDVSLDELHDPKRLWALGSDNPAELKAEIARLRSELGSYRSALSRPFPVAVLHWPEAELDELLGAYPQLESEYPTHRAHLTDIEASLRDLSATGTENLGIVTATVPSYEAFAASEQSSPANADLLPQYATTLAARGRAVAWPPSKSAACWCGSGRTYGECHGVAEL; this is encoded by the coding sequence ATGCGCCCCGACACGCCTGCTGACCACATTGCCGAAGCCGAGCGCCTGCTGCGTACCGCCGAGCAGTATCCGGAGGACGCGGAACCGCTGCTCCTCCAGGCCGCAGCCCACCTGGAACTCGCCGGCGAACGCGGCCGTGCCTCCACCCTCTACGACCGCCTCCTGGCGTCCGAACACCCCGAGCACCCGCAGCTCGTCAAGGCGCTCCAGGCCGCCAACCTCTGGGAGTACGGTCACGAGGCCGAGGCCCGCGCCCTGATCAACGGCATCCGCACCGCCGCGCCGACGGAGGCCGCGCCGTGGGAGATCGTCGCCGAGACGCTGGAGAACCACGACGAGCTCGAGGCCTCCCACGAGTGCTTCTCGACAGCGCTGTCGATCCTCCTCACGGAGGGCGAGGAGGACGTCCCTTACGCGACGCGTTCCCTCCTCTCCGGCCGCCACCGCGTCCGCCGCCTGCTGGGCCTCCCCCACGACGAGTGGGACTCCCTGGCCGACCGGGTCCACTCCGGCCACACCCCGGACGTCTCCCTCGACGAGCTCCACGACCCGAAGCGCCTGTGGGCGCTCGGTTCCGACAACCCGGCGGAGCTGAAGGCCGAGATCGCCCGGCTCCGCTCCGAACTGGGGTCGTACCGCTCCGCCCTGTCCCGGCCGTTCCCCGTCGCGGTCCTGCACTGGCCGGAGGCGGAGCTCGACGAACTCCTCGGGGCGTATCCGCAGCTCGAGTCCGAGTACCCGACCCACCGGGCCCACCTCACGGACATCGAGGCCTCCCTGCGTGACCTGTCGGCGACGGGTACGGAGAACCTGGGCATCGTGACGGCGACGGTCCCCTCGTACGAGGCCTTCGCCGCCTCCGAGCAGTCCTCCCCCGCGAACGCGGACCTCCTCCCCCAGTACGCGACCACGCTGGCGGCCCGCGGTCGCGCGGTGGCCTGGCCGCCGTCGAAGAGCGCGGCCTGCTGGTGCGGGTCGGGACGGACGTACGGGGAGTGCCACGGGGTGGCGGAGCTGTAG
- a CDS encoding class E sortase, with the protein MLWAAAEAAVTFGAVVLLLVVHQLWWSNRQAGQGAERQVQALERRWEREAPGTDPAPAPEETDQEPAVGPGPADGTRPGSGPALPRRDQAYAVLRIPSLGVVAPVAEGVAKRGVLDKGYVGHYPRTAQPGRPGNFAVAGHRNTHGEPFRRIDRLRPGDTVEIETRDAVHVYAVDKVLTKTLPGDTGVIGSVPRSAVRPAAGYGAAGHYLTMTTCTPEFSSKYRLVVWGRLASTRPR; encoded by the coding sequence GTGCTGTGGGCCGCGGCGGAGGCGGCCGTCACGTTCGGTGCCGTCGTGCTGCTCCTCGTCGTCCATCAACTGTGGTGGAGCAACCGGCAGGCCGGACAGGGCGCCGAGCGGCAGGTCCAGGCGCTCGAGCGGCGCTGGGAACGGGAGGCTCCGGGTACGGACCCGGCGCCGGCGCCGGAGGAGACGGACCAAGAGCCCGCGGTCGGGCCCGGTCCCGCGGACGGGACGAGGCCGGGGTCCGGGCCGGCCCTTCCCCGCCGCGACCAGGCGTACGCCGTCCTGCGCATCCCCAGCCTCGGCGTCGTCGCGCCCGTCGCCGAGGGCGTCGCCAAGCGGGGCGTCCTCGACAAGGGGTACGTGGGGCACTACCCCCGGACCGCGCAGCCCGGCAGGCCAGGGAACTTCGCCGTCGCCGGGCACCGCAACACCCACGGCGAACCCTTCCGCCGCATCGACCGGCTCCGCCCCGGCGACACGGTGGAGATCGAGACGCGCGACGCGGTCCACGTGTACGCCGTGGACAAGGTGCTCACGAAGACCCTGCCCGGCGACACCGGGGTGATCGGGAGCGTTCCGCGGAGCGCGGTGCGCCCCGCCGCCGGATACGGCGCGGCGGGGCACTACCTGACGATGACGACGTGCACGCCCGAGTTCAGCTCGAAGTACCGGCTCGTGGTGTGGGGCCGGCTGGCCTCGACGCGGCCGCGCTGA
- a CDS encoding sugar ABC transporter substrate-binding protein, with the protein MNALLRRAAVAAATAAMVVPLSGCGTTEEPGVRLSDDIVVGLLLPENQAARYEQFDKPVIEERIARLTNSKGKVLYANAKHDAGLQTQQLESMIDEQVDVLIVDAVDAKAIAGAIEKADEAGIPVVAFDRLAEGPIDGYVSFDNEQVGHIQGKALLEALGDDARSGKVVMMNGALTDPNAAMFKKGAHTELDGKVEIGLEYDTKDWKPENAKANMDAAIATLGKDAITGVYSANDGMAGGIISALKGAGLTDLPPVTGQDAELAAVQRIVAGDQYMTVYKQYAPEAAAAAEMAILLARNMSLGAAAHTDIDTPTEKSVPTVRIPVIALTKENIKETVVADGLYTVEQICVPEFADACAELGLT; encoded by the coding sequence ATGAATGCACTTCTGCGTCGCGCCGCCGTCGCAGCCGCCACCGCCGCGATGGTCGTACCGCTCTCCGGCTGTGGGACCACCGAGGAGCCGGGTGTAAGGCTGAGCGATGACATCGTTGTTGGTCTGCTGCTTCCGGAGAACCAGGCCGCTCGCTACGAGCAGTTCGACAAACCGGTCATCGAGGAACGCATAGCCCGCCTCACCAACAGCAAGGGCAAGGTCCTCTACGCCAACGCCAAGCACGACGCCGGTCTGCAGACGCAGCAGCTCGAATCCATGATCGACGAGCAGGTCGACGTGCTCATCGTCGACGCGGTGGACGCCAAGGCCATCGCCGGCGCGATCGAGAAGGCCGACGAGGCCGGCATCCCCGTCGTCGCCTTCGACCGCCTCGCCGAGGGACCGATCGACGGCTACGTCTCGTTCGACAACGAACAGGTCGGCCACATCCAGGGCAAGGCCCTGCTGGAGGCCCTCGGTGACGACGCCAGATCCGGCAAGGTCGTGATGATGAACGGCGCGCTCACGGACCCGAACGCCGCCATGTTCAAGAAGGGCGCCCACACCGAGCTCGACGGCAAGGTCGAGATCGGCCTGGAGTACGACACCAAGGACTGGAAGCCGGAGAACGCCAAGGCCAACATGGACGCGGCGATCGCCACCCTCGGCAAGGACGCCATCACCGGCGTCTACTCGGCCAACGACGGCATGGCAGGCGGCATCATCTCCGCGCTCAAGGGCGCCGGCCTGACCGACCTCCCGCCGGTCACCGGCCAGGACGCGGAACTGGCGGCGGTGCAGCGCATCGTCGCCGGCGATCAGTACATGACGGTCTACAAGCAGTACGCGCCGGAGGCCGCGGCCGCCGCCGAGATGGCCATCCTGCTGGCCAGGAACATGTCCCTCGGAGCCGCAGCGCACACGGACATCGACACCCCGACGGAGAAGTCCGTCCCCACCGTGCGCATCCCGGTCATCGCGCTGACCAAGGAGAACATCAAGGAGACCGTCGTCGCCGACGGCCTCTACACGGTGGAGCAGATCTGCGTCCCCGAGTTCGCGGACGCCTGCGCGGAGCTCGGCCTCACGTAG
- a CDS encoding DUF6412 domain-containing protein — protein MAGRTARLLRPAALLLLLLVEILLVDGGSISAALALAATATAAVGSALVVCAVISARCAPVVPRTRIRTALRDREQRTAFLSQRDPDARGRTRPRAPGRPLLTAL, from the coding sequence ATGGCCGGTCGTACGGCGCGGCTGCTCCGCCCCGCCGCGCTGCTGCTCCTGCTGCTGGTCGAGATCCTGCTCGTCGACGGCGGCAGCATCTCCGCCGCGCTCGCGCTCGCCGCGACGGCCACCGCCGCCGTCGGATCCGCCCTCGTCGTCTGCGCCGTCATCAGCGCGCGCTGCGCGCCCGTCGTGCCACGCACCCGGATCCGGACCGCCCTGCGCGACCGTGAGCAACGCACCGCGTTCCTCTCGCAGCGCGATCCCGACGCCCGGGGGCGTACGCGTCCCCGAGCGCCCGGCCGTCCCCTCCTGACGGCCCTGTAG
- a CDS encoding YidC/Oxa1 family membrane protein insertase, with protein sequence MSVFATLVEQLAELLEPLFAASATAAAIIAFTALVRLAVHPLSRAAARGQKARTRLAPQLAELRVKYGSNAKDAERLQKATMELYAREKVSPLSGCLPSLLQLPAFFLMYHLFSNAEIGGEPNGLLGHALFDAPLGGRWTDALADGGMFGGAGLVYVALFVIVAAVATFTYRRTKRQMAAAPMTGEQMPGMVAMTKVVPLLSFFTLATVAVVPLAAALYVVTSTTWTAVERVFLYRDTPMPVAQL encoded by the coding sequence ATGTCCGTTTTCGCCACCCTGGTCGAGCAGCTCGCCGAGCTGCTCGAGCCGCTGTTCGCCGCGTCCGCCACCGCTGCCGCGATCATCGCCTTCACCGCGCTCGTACGCCTCGCCGTCCACCCCCTCTCCCGCGCGGCCGCCCGTGGACAGAAGGCCCGCACCCGCCTCGCGCCGCAGCTCGCCGAACTGCGCGTCAAGTACGGCAGCAACGCCAAGGATGCGGAGCGGCTGCAGAAGGCCACGATGGAGCTGTACGCGCGGGAGAAGGTGTCGCCGCTCTCAGGGTGCCTGCCGAGCCTGCTCCAGCTGCCGGCGTTCTTCCTGATGTACCACCTGTTCTCGAACGCGGAGATCGGGGGCGAGCCGAACGGACTCCTCGGCCACGCGCTGTTCGACGCGCCCCTCGGCGGCCGCTGGACGGACGCCCTCGCGGACGGCGGGATGTTCGGCGGTGCCGGCCTCGTCTACGTCGCTCTCTTCGTGATCGTCGCCGCCGTCGCGACCTTCACCTACCGGCGCACCAAGCGGCAGATGGCCGCCGCGCCCATGACCGGCGAACAGATGCCGGGCATGGTGGCGATGACCAAGGTCGTGCCGCTGCTGTCGTTCTTCACGCTCGCGACCGTCGCGGTCGTGCCGCTCGCCGCCGCGCTCTACGTCGTCACCTCCACCACCTGGACGGCGGTGGAGCGGGTGTTCCTCTACCGGGACACACCGATGCCGGTGGCGCAGCTCTGA
- a CDS encoding YnfA family protein, whose amino-acid sequence MSVARSVALFLAAAFLEIGGAWLVWQGLREHRGLLWVGGGVVALGLYGVVATFQSDANFGRILAAYGGVFVAGSLAWGVIADGYRPDRYDIAGALICLAGMAVIMYAPRGH is encoded by the coding sequence ATGTCCGTCGCACGCTCGGTCGCCCTCTTCCTCGCCGCGGCCTTCCTCGAGATCGGCGGGGCCTGGCTCGTCTGGCAGGGCCTTCGTGAACACCGGGGGCTGCTCTGGGTCGGCGGCGGGGTGGTCGCGCTCGGCCTGTACGGCGTCGTCGCCACGTTCCAGAGCGACGCGAACTTCGGGCGCATCCTCGCCGCGTACGGCGGTGTCTTCGTCGCCGGTTCCCTCGCCTGGGGCGTGATCGCGGACGGCTACCGGCCCGACCGTTACGACATCGCCGGCGCCTTGATCTGCCTCGCCGGGATGGCCGTCATCATGTACGCGCCGCGCGGCCACTGA
- a CDS encoding fumarylacetoacetate hydrolase family protein: MKLLRVGTAGAERPALLDQDGTLRDLSGLVTDIDGALLADAAALDRIRTAAEAGDLPVLDAAGLRIGPPVGRIGKVVCIGLNYHDHAAETGAEPPAEPVVFFKAADTVVGPDDTVLVPRGSRKTDWEVELAVVIGRTARYIEPDEDPLSYVAGYAVAHDVSEREFQIERGGTWDKGKNCETFNPLGPWLVTPDEVPDPQALGLRLWVNGELKQNGTTADQIFPVADVVRYVSRFMALYPGDVINTGTPAGVALGQPEPKPFLRAGDVVELEIDGLGRQRQELKDA; the protein is encoded by the coding sequence ATGAAGTTGCTGCGTGTCGGCACGGCGGGCGCCGAGCGTCCCGCGCTGCTCGACCAGGACGGGACGCTTCGCGACCTGTCCGGTCTCGTCACGGACATCGACGGGGCGCTGCTCGCCGACGCCGCCGCCCTCGACCGGATCAGGACCGCGGCCGAAGCCGGTGACCTGCCCGTACTCGACGCGGCCGGGCTCCGCATCGGGCCGCCGGTGGGCCGGATCGGAAAGGTCGTGTGCATCGGGCTGAACTACCACGACCACGCCGCGGAGACCGGGGCCGAACCCCCGGCGGAGCCGGTCGTCTTCTTCAAGGCCGCCGACACCGTCGTCGGACCGGACGACACCGTGCTCGTGCCCCGCGGCAGCCGCAAGACCGACTGGGAGGTCGAGCTCGCGGTGGTCATCGGACGTACGGCCCGCTACATCGAGCCGGACGAGGACCCGCTCTCGTACGTCGCCGGCTACGCGGTCGCTCATGACGTGTCGGAGCGCGAGTTCCAGATCGAGCGCGGCGGCACCTGGGACAAGGGCAAGAACTGCGAGACGTTCAACCCGCTGGGGCCGTGGCTCGTGACCCCCGACGAGGTGCCGGACCCGCAGGCCCTGGGACTGCGGCTGTGGGTCAACGGGGAGCTCAAGCAGAACGGTACGACCGCGGACCAGATCTTCCCGGTCGCCGACGTCGTCCGTTACGTCAGCCGGTTCATGGCCCTGTACCCGGGCGACGTCATCAACACCGGTACGCCGGCGGGGGTCGCGCTCGGACAGCCCGAGCCGAAGCCGTTCCTGCGCGCCGGGGACGTGGTCGAGCTCGAGATCGACGGCCTCGGCCGCCAGCGCCAGGAGCTCAAGGACGCCTGA
- a CDS encoding heme-degrading domain-containing protein encodes MNTDTMKPVPHLTVDEIVQQERRLTLRRFTHSDAWALGSMLVEMAHLREAPVAIDIRRGAQQLFHAALPGSSADNDAWIDRKRRVVERYGESSYLVGARHRAKGTTFEESSRLDPDLYAAHGGSFPITVVGAGVVGSVTVSGLPQAEDHAMVVEALERFIAR; translated from the coding sequence ATGAACACGGACACGATGAAGCCGGTCCCCCACCTCACCGTCGACGAGATCGTCCAGCAGGAGCGGCGGCTCACGCTGCGCCGGTTCACGCACTCCGACGCATGGGCGCTCGGCAGCATGCTGGTCGAGATGGCGCACCTGCGCGAGGCGCCGGTCGCCATCGACATCCGCCGCGGGGCACAGCAGCTGTTCCACGCCGCGCTGCCGGGCTCGAGCGCCGACAACGACGCGTGGATCGACCGCAAGCGGCGGGTCGTGGAACGCTACGGCGAGAGTTCGTACCTGGTCGGGGCACGCCACCGCGCCAAGGGCACCACGTTCGAGGAGTCCTCACGGCTGGACCCGGACCTGTACGCGGCGCACGGCGGATCCTTCCCGATCACGGTCGTCGGAGCGGGTGTCGTCGGCTCCGTGACGGTCTCGGGTCTGCCGCAGGCGGAGGACCACGCGATGGTGGTCGAGGCGCTGGAGCGCTTCATCGCCAGGTGA
- a CDS encoding Gfo/Idh/MocA family oxidoreductase: protein MTGTGSPLRVALIGYGLAGSVFHAPLIAATEGLVLDTVVTSSPERQEQARARFPGVRVEASPDRLWARADELDLMVVATPNKTHVPLARAALEAGTAVVVDKPIAGTATEARALAALAAERGLVLSVFQNRRWDNDFLTLRGLVEAGELGEVQRFESRFERWRPQLKGGWRESGDPQEIGGLLYDLGSHVVDQALTLFGPAARVYAESDVRRPGARADDDTFIAITHANGVRSHLYVSATTAQLGPRFRVLGSEGGYVKYGLDPQEDALRAGRRPDDGEPWGVEPESMWGRVGAGESPLTGGGAPVETVPGDYPAYYAAVAAAVRDKAAPPVTAEEAAAALDVLEAARRSAREGITVTVEVTA, encoded by the coding sequence ATGACTGGTACCGGCTCACCCCTCCGCGTCGCCCTCATCGGCTACGGCCTGGCGGGCTCCGTCTTCCACGCCCCGCTGATCGCCGCGACGGAGGGACTCGTCCTCGACACGGTCGTCACCTCCAGCCCCGAGCGGCAGGAGCAGGCCCGCGCCCGGTTCCCCGGCGTCCGCGTCGAGGCGTCACCGGACCGTCTGTGGGCGCGCGCCGACGAGCTCGACCTGATGGTCGTCGCCACCCCGAACAAGACCCACGTCCCGCTCGCCCGCGCCGCGCTCGAGGCGGGTACCGCGGTCGTCGTCGACAAGCCCATCGCCGGTACGGCCACCGAGGCACGGGCGCTGGCCGCGCTCGCCGCCGAACGCGGCCTGGTGCTCTCCGTCTTCCAGAACCGCCGCTGGGACAACGACTTCCTGACCCTGCGGGGGCTCGTCGAGGCCGGCGAGCTCGGTGAGGTGCAGCGCTTCGAGTCCCGTTTCGAGCGCTGGCGCCCGCAGCTCAAGGGCGGCTGGCGCGAGTCGGGCGACCCGCAGGAGATCGGCGGCCTCCTCTACGACCTGGGCAGCCACGTCGTCGACCAGGCGCTGACCCTCTTCGGCCCGGCGGCGCGGGTGTACGCGGAGTCCGACGTGCGCCGCCCCGGCGCCAGGGCCGACGACGACACGTTCATCGCGATCACACACGCGAACGGCGTCCGCTCGCATCTGTACGTCAGCGCCACGACCGCGCAGCTCGGCCCTCGATTCCGGGTTCTGGGCAGCGAAGGCGGGTACGTGAAGTACGGCCTGGACCCGCAGGAGGACGCGCTGCGCGCCGGCCGCCGTCCTGACGACGGCGAGCCGTGGGGCGTGGAGCCGGAGTCGATGTGGGGCCGGGTCGGTGCGGGAGAGTCGCCGCTGACGGGCGGGGGCGCTCCCGTGGAGACAGTGCCGGGCGACTACCCCGCGTACTACGCGGCGGTCGCCGCCGCGGTGCGCGACAAGGCCGCTCCGCCGGTCACCGCGGAGGAGGCCGCGGCCGCTCTGGACGTACTGGAGGCCGCCCGCCGTTCCGCTCGTGAAGGGATCACCGTCACCGTGGAGGTCACCGCATGA